The Plantactinospora sp. KBS50 sequence GCAACTGCTGCACCTGCTGGTCAAGGAGGGCTTCGTCGGGTACGACGAGGGCTCCGGCGGCTACCGCCTGGACGCGCTGGCGGAGGTCGGCAGGGCCGACCTCAAGCGGGCGCTCACCTACATGAACATGATCAAGGTGGTCGCGCTCCGGCAGCTGTTCTACCTGACCGACAGCGTGCGGACCGGCACGCTTGTCGGTCTCAAGGAGCTGTACGGCGCCGAGGGCACGCTCTACGGCGCGGTGGCGGATCACCAGGACCTGCGCGAGTCCTGGGCGACCCTGATGGACACCGTCACCGCCAACATCGATCCGTGGTTCTTCGGCAACATCGACATCCCGCCCGGCTCCCGGGTGCTGGACCTCGCCGGAAACACCGGTCTGGGGGCGATCCACACCTACCGGTTGAAGGAGTCGCCCGGCCTGCGGGTGACCACGTTCGACCTTCCGGAGAAGGAGCAGGAATGCCTGCGGAACTTCCGGTCGCACGGCGTCCAGGAACACTGCTCCTTCATCGGCGGCAACGTCTTCGAAGGAATTCCGCAGGG is a genomic window containing:
- a CDS encoding methyltransferase: MTPEATLARFREYMVGPSRFMTLLSCFELGIVDALRENPGMTAAKLGAAVGAKPDAVEQLLHLLVKEGFVGYDEGSGGYRLDALAEVGRADLKRALTYMNMIKVVALRQLFYLTDSVRTGTLVGLKELYGAEGTLYGAVADHQDLRESWATLMDTVTANIDPWFFGNIDIPPGSRVLDLAGNTGLGAIHTYRLKESPGLRVTTFDLPEKEQECLRNFRSHGVQEHCSFIGGNVFEGIPQGFDVVLIKHFLDMFDRDDFFRILSGVNRSLEVGGQVNIMVPVYPENIRDTDNYNVDFFPAFFIGCTMAQGGPQKLSTYSNWLQECGFKVTRAITKDPAEVPPDVIPVQAVICATKTA